The stretch of DNA GTGGCGAAATCGAAGCTTTTGCGCAGGCCGCGCAGGGTGGTGTTCGTGGTGGCGTCCGTGCCCAGCTCCAAGGCTTTGAGTCCGGCCCGTCGGCACAGATGCAGTTCCTCGCGGGTGAGTCCTTCCGGTTGGAAGAAGCCGCTCCAGGGGATGGTCAGATTTTGGCGCACCATGGCCTCGGCCAGGCGCAGCCAGTGCCCTTCGCGATCATTGAACACGGAATCGGTGAAGAATATCTCGTGGATGTCGTGGCTGGCCGTGATGCGCAGGATGTCCTCGATGACGGCCTCGGGCTCCCTGGCCCGGATCCGTCCGCCTTCCAGGCTCGGGTAGGTGCAGTAGATGCAGGCGTGCGGACAGCCGCGTTTGGTCTGCAGGTTGAGAATGCCGCTCTGGCCCAGGTAGTAGTCGAGGATGTCCGCATCGGCCCTCGCGCCGTGAATCTCGTTGCCATGCAGGCGGCGTGACCCGTGGAGCAGACGGGGCGGGGTCTGGCCCGCGATCA from Deltaproteobacteria bacterium encodes:
- a CDS encoding radical SAM protein, with protein sequence MRVLLIATNTETEPYPVFPLGMAVIARALEQAGHEVRQLDALAGGTPERIGAVCREFAPEAVGISVRNLDNVDSLTSAEHWALDGVRATVDVLRRATNAPIFMGGPGFSLMPEQILEHTGADHGIVGEGEEACSRFLDMLIAGQTPPRLLHGSRRLHGNEIHGARADADILDYYLGQSGILNLQTKRGCPHACIYCTYPSLEGGRIRAREPEAVIEDILRITASHDIHEIFFTDSVFNDREGHWLRLAEAMVRQNLTIPWSGFFQPEGLTREELHLCRRAGLKALELGTDATTNTTLRGLRKSFDFAT